A single Anopheles funestus chromosome 2RL, idAnoFuneDA-416_04, whole genome shotgun sequence DNA region contains:
- the LOC125775134 gene encoding tumor suppressor candidate 3, with the protein MKILVKIAVLTAISLCLFHLANSQSSKNARSQGQQSLSEKVQQLLDMNAKRPVMRFNGNKFRDFVKSAPRNYSIIVMFTAMAPARQCVICRHAHDEYTIVANSYRYSQTYSNKLFFAMVDFDEGSDVFQMLRLNTAPVFIHFPPKGKPKPADTMDIQRVGVSAEVIGKWIQERTDIQIRIFRPPNYSATVAILMLSLFVGGFLYLRRNNLDFLYNKQMWALVAVVFCFAMVSGQMWNHIRSPPFVHKSQNGGIAYIHGSSQGQLVIETYIVMFLNAMIVLGMVLLTEAGWQNDHRKSKVTAIVGLFLVVVFFSLILSIFRSKAQGYPYSFLFK; encoded by the exons ATGAAGATCCTCGTAAAAATAGCCGTACTAACCGCAATATCTCTGTGCCTGTTTCATTTAGCCAACAGCCAATCTTCCAAAAATGCCCGCAGC CAGGGGCAACAATCTCTCTCGGAGAAGGTTCAGCAGTTGCTGGACATGAATGCTAAGCGTCCGGTAATGAGATTCAATGGCAACAAGTTCCGTGACTTCGTCAAGTCAGCTCCCCGTAATTATTCGATTATCGTCATGTTTACGGCCATGGCACCCGCCCGGCAATGCGTGATTTGTCGGCATGCTCATGACGAGTACACGATTGTAGCTAACTCGTACCGCTACTCGCAAACCTACTCCAACAAGCTGTTCTTTGCCATGGTGGACTTTGACGAAGGTTCCGACGTGTTCCAGATGCTGCGGCTCAATACAGCACCCGTGTTCATTCATTTCCCTCCGAAGGGAAAACCGAAACCGGCCGACACGATGGACATTCAGCGTGTTGGAGTATCGGCGGAAGTGATTGGAAAATGGATCCAGGAGCGTACTGACATTCAGATCCGAATTTTCCGTCCACCGAACTATTCGGCGACTGTAGCAATATTGATGCTATCGCTTTTTGTCGGTGGTTTCCTTTACCTGCGCCGAAACAATCTCGATTTTCTGTACAACAAGCAGATGTGGGCCCTGGTTGCAGTCGTGTTCTGTTTCGCGATGGTATCCGGACAAATGTGGAACCACATCCGCAGCCCACCGTTTGTGCACAAGAGTCAAAATGGAGGCATTGCGTACATTCACGGATCCTCGCAGGGTCAGCTAGTGATCGAAACGTATATTGTCATGTTTTTGA ATGCGATGATTGTGCTCGGTATGGTGCTTTTGACGGAAGCCGGTTGGCAGAATGATCACCGTAAAAGTAAAGTAACAGCAATCGTGGGCCTGTTTTTAGTTGTTGTCTTTTTCTCGCTGATACTTTCAATATTCCGTTCCAAAGCGCAAGGATATCCTTACAG CTTCTTATTTAAGTGA
- the LOC125775137 gene encoding protein MEMO1 — protein MPNMYREATHAGSWYTDSGAELNRQLNGWLNDADLTFGPARAIIAPHAGYRYCGACGAWAYRQISPAVVKRVFILGPSHHVRLSRCALSAAQYCRTPLYDLKVDQQINKQLEATGHFKWMDQKTDEDEHSIEMHLPYVAKVMEEYSDQFTIVPVMVGSISNEWEETYGKIFAPYLADPQNLFVISSDFCHWGQRFRYTYYEEGSGPIYKWIENLDKMGMDLIETLKADSFSEYLRKYNNTICGRHPIGVLMQSVEELKRRGHRMSFKFLKYDQSNQCCDKKDSSVSYASGSLIFE, from the exons ATGCCAAATATGTATCGTGAGGCGACGCATGCTGGTAGCTGGTATACGGATTCTG GAGCTGAATTGAACCGCCAGCTTAATGGTTGGTTGAACGATGCAGATCTAACGTTTGGTCCCGCCCGTGCCATTATCGCTCCGCACGCTGGATATCGCTATTGCGGTGCTTGCGGTGCTTGGGCTTATCGACAGATTAGTCCTGCCGTGGT GAAACGTGTGTTCATTTTGGGCCCTTCGCATCATGTGCGATTGTCCCGATGCGCCCTATCAGCCGCTCAATACTGCCGTACGCCATTGTACGATCTGAAGGTGGATCAACAAATCAACAAGCAGCTAGAAGCTACGGGCCATTTCAAGTGGATGGATCAAAAAACGGACGAGGATGAGCACAGTATCGAAATGCATCTCCCATATGTGGCAAAAGTGATGGAAGA ataCAGCGATCAATTTACCATCGTCCCGGTGATGGTCGGATCAATCAGCAACGAATGGGAAGAAACGTACGGTaaaatatttgcaccatacCTGGCTGATCCGCAGAATTTGTTCGTCATTTCGTCCGATTTTTGCCACTGGGGCCAACGGTTTCGTTACACGTATTATGAGGAAGGATCCGGCCCTATTTACAAATGGATCGAAAATCTGGATAAGATGGGGATGGATTTGATAGAAACCCTCAAAGCAGACAGCTTTAGTGAATACCTGCGAAAGTACAACAATACGATTTGCGGCCGTCATCCGATCGGTGTACTGATGCAATCCGTCGAAGAACTGAAACGCCGTGGTCACCGGATGAGCTTCAAATTCCTGAAATATGACCAAAGCAATCAGTGCTGTGATAAGAAAGACTCCAGCGTGAGCTATGCCTCCGGTTCACTGATATTTGAGTGA